From the Octopus sinensis linkage group LG28, ASM634580v1, whole genome shotgun sequence genome, one window contains:
- the LOC115225704 gene encoding uncharacterized protein LOC115225704, with protein MKKCGLDKQGIGGTEHHSSGVTLRKASQSSFNDDHEDDDSLENMEFLSCMLPYDEEIAETKKSVERILGEVNAEYHEPLPLETDLRRFEEPLLHLRTFLDNNRDPPNSTTPAVNGPCRDPIQAMRAFLDR; from the coding sequence ATGAAGAAATGTGGTCTGGACAAGCAAGGCATTGGCGGCACCGAACATCACAGCAGTGGTGTCACTTTGCGCAAGGCATCGCAGAGCAGCTTCAATGACGACCACGAAGACGATGACTCTTTGGAAAACATGGAGTTCCTTTCTTGCATGCTGCCATATGATGAAGAAATTGCTGAGACAAAAAAGTCTGTGGAACGGATTCTGGGAGAGGTAAATGCTGAATACCACGAACCTCTACCATTGGAAACTGACTTGCGCAGATTCGAAGAACCCCTTCTCCATTTGAGGACTTTCTTGGACAATAACCGAGACCCTCCTAATAGTACTACCCCAGCTGTCAATGGACCCTGTAGAGATCCAATCCAAGCTATGAGAGCGTTTCTGGATCGTTAA